A single genomic interval of uncultured Desulfobulbus sp. harbors:
- a CDS encoding ABC transporter permease produces MKPGRSMRLKGMIRKEWLQVIRDPSSIAIAFFLPILLLIIFGYGVSLDAKDVRIGLVVEQADGPSLSFVGGFDHTPYFLPTTFHSIQQAEDAMRAAEIDGIVWLRHDFGSDYRSDQSPPIGLIVNGVDANTARLIQGYVQGIWVAWLEQQAERNGSELRSPVQMEQRIWYNPEVRSTDFLVPGVLAVIMTLIGALLTALVIAREWERGTMEALLVSRISAPEILMGKLIPYFVLGLGGLVISLTMARFLFHVPMRGSLWLLLGTSALFLWVALGMGFFISTVFRSQFVAALVAMVATFLPAFILSGFIFDIRSMPPVIQGLTHLIAARYYVSILQTLFLVGDVWSVLLPNCAALVAMGLFFHGIVYRKTRKRLE; encoded by the coding sequence ATGAAACCGGGAAGATCGATGCGCCTCAAGGGCATGATCCGCAAGGAGTGGCTGCAGGTTATTCGCGACCCTTCCTCCATTGCCATCGCCTTTTTCCTGCCGATCCTGCTGCTGATCATCTTCGGCTACGGTGTCAGCCTGGACGCCAAGGATGTGCGTATCGGCCTGGTTGTCGAGCAGGCGGATGGGCCCTCGCTGAGTTTTGTCGGCGGCTTTGACCATACGCCCTACTTTCTCCCGACCACCTTTCATTCAATCCAGCAGGCCGAAGATGCGATGCGCGCGGCTGAGATAGACGGCATTGTCTGGCTGCGGCACGATTTCGGCAGCGACTACCGCAGCGACCAGTCGCCGCCGATCGGCCTGATCGTCAACGGTGTGGATGCCAATACCGCCCGCCTGATCCAAGGGTATGTTCAGGGCATCTGGGTTGCCTGGCTGGAGCAGCAGGCGGAACGAAATGGGAGCGAACTGCGCTCGCCGGTGCAGATGGAACAGCGCATCTGGTACAATCCCGAGGTGCGTTCCACCGACTTTCTTGTGCCCGGCGTCCTGGCGGTGATCATGACCCTGATCGGCGCCCTGCTGACCGCGCTGGTCATTGCCCGCGAATGGGAGCGCGGCACCATGGAGGCGCTCCTGGTCTCACGCATCTCCGCGCCGGAAATTCTGATGGGCAAGCTGATCCCCTACTTCGTCCTGGGCCTGGGCGGCCTGGTGATCAGCCTGACCATGGCCCGTTTTCTTTTTCATGTGCCCATGCGCGGCTCGCTCTGGCTCCTGTTGGGAACCTCGGCCCTGTTTCTCTGGGTAGCCCTGGGCATGGGCTTTTTTATTTCCACGGTGTTCAGATCCCAGTTCGTGGCCGCGCTGGTGGCCATGGTGGCCACCTTTCTGCCCGCCTTTATCTTATCGGGATTTATCTTCGATATCCGCTCGATGCCACCGGTCATCCAGGGGCTGACCCACCTGATCGCCGCCCGCTATTATGTCTCTATCCTGCAGACCCTGTTTCTGGTGGGCGATGTGTGGAGCGTGCTGTTGCCCAATTGCGCCGCATTGGTGGCCATGGGTTTGTTTTTTCACGGAATTGTCTATCGAAAGACACGAAAGAGGTTGGAGTGA
- a CDS encoding ATP-binding cassette domain-containing protein, producing MTALSPPPAPVCSDDSHPALILNEVRKTFAVEKQQITALHGVSCAIKPKRVTGLIGPDGAGKTTLMRLCSGLLAPDNGSLRALDIDVVANPHLVQASVGYMPQRFGLYEDLSVQENLDLYADLQGVEEEARPERYRQLLAMAGLENFRSRLAGRLSGGMKQKLGLVCTLVRPPRLLLLDEPTVGVDPVSRRELWQIVYHLVEAEGMTVLLSTAYLDEAERCAEVVLMHQGRILGHQQPQAFSDQVAGRTWMVRAPSLPKRTLQRRLSRDPAVLDALILGKAIRVVSREAGPLHLPQISRETEVAVTQVPPRFEDYFVATLKEDHGAANGSVPIALAQTNGRNGGEKVITVDNLVRRFGDFHAVDHVSFHVRHGEIFGLLGANGAGKTTTFRMLCGLLPISSGSCTVAGMNLRTAADAARARIGYMAQKFSLYGNLSVMQNLKFFSSAYGLRGTRRQHQIDWALDTFDLREFRSSESQSLPLGYKQRLALAVALMHEPEVLFLDEPTSGVDPLARREFWVQINSLADQGVTVLVTTHFMEEAEYCDRLVIMAEGRVLAEGTPESMKEGFEAADHEATMEDAFIGLLEANRHQGGGNA from the coding sequence ATGACAGCTCTCTCCCCCCCCCCAGCCCCCGTTTGCAGCGACGACTCACATCCCGCCCTGATCCTCAACGAGGTCCGCAAAACCTTTGCCGTCGAAAAACAGCAGATTACAGCCCTGCACGGGGTGAGCTGCGCCATCAAACCGAAGAGGGTGACAGGGCTGATCGGCCCGGACGGCGCCGGCAAAACCACGCTGATGCGATTGTGCAGCGGTCTGCTTGCACCGGACAACGGCAGCTTGCGCGCCCTGGACATCGATGTGGTGGCAAACCCGCATCTGGTCCAGGCCAGCGTGGGCTACATGCCGCAACGATTTGGCCTCTATGAGGATCTCTCGGTCCAGGAGAACCTCGATCTCTATGCCGATCTCCAGGGGGTTGAGGAGGAGGCGCGACCAGAACGCTACCGCCAACTGCTGGCCATGGCCGGCTTGGAAAATTTTCGCAGCCGCCTGGCAGGTCGCCTGTCCGGCGGTATGAAGCAAAAACTCGGCCTGGTCTGCACCCTGGTGCGTCCGCCCCGCCTGCTGCTGCTCGACGAGCCCACGGTCGGGGTCGACCCGGTGTCACGGCGGGAGTTATGGCAGATCGTCTACCACCTGGTCGAGGCCGAGGGCATGACCGTCCTTCTCAGCACCGCCTATCTCGACGAGGCCGAACGCTGTGCCGAAGTGGTCCTGATGCATCAGGGACGCATCCTTGGCCATCAACAACCACAGGCCTTCAGCGACCAGGTCGCCGGGCGGACCTGGATGGTGCGCGCCCCCTCCCTGCCCAAACGAACCCTGCAGCGAAGACTGAGCCGCGATCCCGCCGTGCTCGACGCCCTGATCCTCGGCAAGGCGATTCGCGTGGTCAGTCGCGAGGCTGGACCGCTGCATCTCCCTCAGATCTCCCGGGAAACAGAAGTTGCCGTCACCCAGGTTCCGCCGCGGTTCGAGGATTATTTCGTGGCCACGCTCAAGGAAGACCATGGAGCCGCCAACGGCAGCGTCCCCATCGCTCTGGCCCAGACCAACGGTCGCAACGGTGGCGAGAAGGTGATTACGGTGGACAACCTGGTCCGCCGCTTCGGCGATTTCCATGCGGTGGACCACGTCAGCTTTCACGTCCGTCACGGCGAGATCTTCGGCCTGCTCGGGGCCAACGGCGCGGGCAAGACCACGACATTCCGCATGCTCTGCGGCCTGCTGCCCATCTCCAGCGGCTCATGTACCGTGGCGGGGATGAACCTTCGCACCGCTGCCGATGCCGCCCGCGCCCGCATCGGCTACATGGCGCAGAAGTTTTCCCTCTACGGCAACCTGAGCGTGATGCAAAATCTCAAATTCTTCAGCTCCGCCTACGGGTTGCGCGGCACAAGGCGTCAGCACCAGATCGATTGGGCCCTTGACACCTTTGATTTACGCGAATTCAGGTCCAGCGAGAGCCAGTCGCTGCCGCTCGGCTACAAGCAGCGCCTGGCTTTGGCCGTGGCCCTGATGCATGAACCCGAGGTGTTGTTTCTCGACGAGCCGACCTCCGGAGTCGATCCCCTGGCGCGACGGGAATTCTGGGTCCAGATCAACTCCCTGGCCGACCAGGGGGTGACGGTGCTCGTGACCACCCACTTCATGGAAGAGGCCGAATACTGCGACCGATTGGTGATCATGGCCGAGGGAAGGGTCCTGGCCGAAGGAACGCCCGAATCGATGAAGGAAGGATTTGAGGCTGCCGACCATGAGGCCACCATGGAGGATGCCTTTATCGGTCTGCTCGAGGCGAACAGGCATCAGGGGGGAGGCAACGCATGA